One Vigna unguiculata cultivar IT97K-499-35 chromosome 11, ASM411807v1, whole genome shotgun sequence DNA window includes the following coding sequences:
- the LOC114170073 gene encoding NDR1/HIN1-like protein 1 has protein sequence MSTKDCGHHHSSSRRLLRLILIGVAAFILLILFLVFLIWVILRPTKPRFTLQDATLFTFNLSSPIPNTLSLTMQVSLSAHNPNSRIGVYYHALRLHASYRSQQISLPTALPDTYQGHHDFTVWSPFLYGNTVPVAPFVLASLQQDQNAGTVMVNVKINGRVKWKVGTWVSGRYHIYVNCPAYISFAGDRSNAAGVKFHLLQSCSVDV, from the coding sequence ATGTCCACCAAGGACTGCGGCCACCACCACTCTTCGAGCCGCCGTCTCCTCCGCCTCATTCTCATCGGCGTCGCCGCCTTCATCCTCCTTATCCTCTTCCTTGTCTTCCTCATATGGGTCATCCTCCGCCCAACCAAACCACGCTTCACGCTCCAAGACGCCACCCTCTTCACCTTCAACCTCTCTTCCCCCATCCCCAACACCCTCTCCCTCACCATGCAGGTCAGCCTCTCCGCCCACAACCCCAACTCCCGCATCGGCGTTTACTACCACGCGCTCCGCCTCCACGCCTCCTACCGTAGCCAGCAGATCTCCCTCCCCACCGCCCTCCCCGACACCTACCAGGGCCACCACGACTTCACCGTCTGGTCACCCTTCCTCTACGGTAACACCGTCCCCGTCGCGCCGTTTGTTCTCGCCTCCCTGCAGCAGGACCAGAATGCCGGCACCGTTATGGTCAACGTTAAGATCAACGGGAGGGTCAAGTGGAAGGTTGGAACTTGGGTCTCTGGAAGGTACCACATTTATGTTAACTGTCCCGCGTATATTAGCTTCGCCGGAGATCGGAGCAATGCCGCAGGAGTGAAGTTCCACCTCTTGCAAAGTTGCAGTGTTGATGTGTAG
- the LOC114168251 gene encoding 5'-3' exoribonuclease 3-like isoform X1, translating into MGVPSFYRWLTEKYPRVVQDVDHAMQDPNGVKYDNLYLDMNAIIHPCFHPDTDHDNIPFPTTFEDVFRNVFEYIDRLVDTVRPRKLVYMAIDGVAPRAKMNQQRSRRFRASKDKEIHEAEEERLREQFEMEGKQVLPKEESEVADSNIITPGTEFMHELSKALKNYISSRILCNSSWKDVMVILSDANVPGEGEHKIMSYIRKQRTLEEYDPNTCHCLYGLDADLIMLAMATHEPHFSILREDVSVQQQPKVAAKPFKLLHIWLLREYLEFDLKIENPPKTCSIELERIIDDFIFMCFFAGNDFLPHMPSLDIHEGAIDLLMTVYKEEFSNLGGYLVDMSRVGEKNAAFMKLSRVEKFILKVGTYEEKIFKKRSEIRERKLKRLIRDKEDAWREEKNEKCFFNVDDEHTSDCTLLIKKAPDARLSVLVNNVSATDAEIEQNTKDLKDELKRSIRKNSDLLLSEDFQIDKIKLGSPGYKERYYKAKFSVETAADIEGKMKEIVQKYTEGLVWILQYYFSAVASWTWFYPFHYGPFASDLKGMGQVRVKFEKGVPFLPLDQLLSVLPPGSANALPKAYAQLMLDEKSRILDFYPQDFEVDTVGKRFLWQGICKLPWIDDTRLVAETKELKNELSDKDAIRNSPNADNLFVRSSSKLAEKFGSLSLDPNVPCKLDTRISSDGIGGSIGLCHEFVKEPCLSVCDNKEDCVLCVYYEVPAGTNHIPRLLSGVSLPEKTISEGDIFETELWHERQYSRFLSLQNQDKRRSENTSNTPPRFFSDPSRQHERGFSSNGSSQHARSFSSNAPSFIHKGAGVGWGGRGRKVNTVENERIPSHEQHNDAGSYHVTTATTTERHFGRGQGRGASSSSSLRPQWGGAKSQHVKDHNRW; encoded by the exons ATGGGGGTACCTTCGTTCTATAGATGGTTGACTGAGAAATATCCTAGGGTGGTGCAAGATGTGGACCACGCCATGCAAGACCCAAATGGAGTGAAATATGATAACTTGTATCTTGACATGAATGCCATCATCCACCCATGTTTTCACCCTGATACTGATCATGACAAT ATTCCATTTCCAACAACATTCGAAGATGTTTTCAGAAATGTCTTTGAATACATTGATAGACTAGTTGACACTGTTAGGCCTCGCAAGCTCGTTTACATGGCTATTG ACGGGGTTGCCCCACGTGCCAAAATGAACCAGCAACGTTCAAGACGTTTCCGAGCTTCTAAGGACAAAGAAATTCAT GAAGCTGAGGAAGAGAGGTTGAGGGAACAATTTGAAATGGAAGGGAAACAAGTTCTTCCTAAAGAAGAATCTGAAGTGGCAGATTCCAATATTATAACACCAGGCACTGAGTTCATGCATGAACTCTCAAAGGCACTTAAGAACTATATCTCTTCAAGGATACTTTGCAACTCATCATGGAAGGATGTTATG GTGATTCTCTCCGATGCTAATGTTCCTGGGGAAGGGGAACATAAGATTATGTCATACATACGCAAACAGCGTACTCTGGAGGAGTATGATCCAAATACCTGTCATTGTTTATATGGCTTG GATGCTGATCTTATAATGCTTGCAATGGCTACTCACGAGCcccatttttcaatattaagaGAG GATGTCTCTGTTCAGCAGCAGCCAAAAGTTGCTGCCAAGCCTTTCAAG CTTTTGCACATTTGGTTGTTGAGGGAGTATCTTGAGTTTGACCTGAAGATAGAAAATCCTCCCAAAACTTGTAGCATTGAGCTTGAGCGGATAATTGATGATTTCATCTTCATGTGCTTTTTTGCTGGAAATGATTTTCTGCCCCACATGCCATCTTTGGATATTCATGAG GGGGCTATTGATTTGCTAATGACTgtttacaaggaagaattcagTAATCTTGGAGGATATCTTGTGGACATGAGCAGG GTTGGGGAGAAAAATGCTGCTTTTATGAAGTTATCTAGAGTTGAAAAATTTATACTTAAGGTTGGTACATATGAAGAGAAAATCTTTAAGAAAAGATCTGAAATACGAGAACGTAAATTGAAAAGGCTTATTCGAGATAAGGAGGATGCT TGGAGggaagaaaagaatgaaaaatgtttCTTTAATGTTGACGATGAACATACTTCTGATTGTACTCTTCTGATTAAGAAGGCACCAGATGCAAGGTTGTCTGTTTTGGTGAATAATGTTTCTGCTACAGATGCTGAA ATTGAGCAAAACACAAAGGATTTAAAAGATGAATTGAAGAGAAGTATCAGAAAAAATAGTGACTTACTTTTGAGTGAAGATTTCCAAATTGACAAG ATAAAATTGGGATCACCTGGTTACAAAGAAAGATATTATAAAGCGAAGTTTTCTGTGGAAACTGCTGCTGACATTGAgggaaaaatgaaagaaata GTCCAGAAGTACACTGAAGGATTGGTATGGATTCTTCAATACTATTTTTCAGCAGTTGCTTCTTGGACATG GTTTTATCCGTTCCACTATGGTCCATTTGCTTCAGACTTAAAGGGCATGGGTCAAGTGagagtaaaatttgaaaagggTGTCCCATTCTTACCACTTGATCAACTTTTAAGTGTTCTCCCTCCAGGAAG TGCTAATGCTCTTCCAAAAGCCTATGCACAACTGATGCTAGATGAGAAATCTAGAATCCTTGACTTTTATCCTCAGG aTTTTGAAGTTGACACTGTAGGAAAGCGCTTCCTATGGCAG GGAATTTGCAAACTTCCATGGATAGATGATACCCGGCTTGTGGCTGAAACCAAAGAACTCAAAAATGAATTATCT GACAAGGACGCCATAAGAAATTCACCCAATGCAGATAACTTGTTTGTTAGAAGCTCCAGCAAATTAGCAGAAAAATTTGGCTCTCTATCTCTTGACCCAAATGTGCCTTGCAAGTTAGACACAAGAATAAG CAGTGATGGCATTGGGGGTAGCATAGGTCTTTGCCATGAGTTTGTTAAGGAGCCTTGCTTGTCCGTTTGTGACAACAAAGAAGATTGTGTCTT ATGTGTCTATTACGAGGTTCCTGCTGGTACTAATCATATTCCTCGTTTACTATCGGGTGTGAGCCTTCCAGAGAAG aCAATCTCTGAAGGTGATATTTTTGAAACCGAACTCTGGCATGAACGTCAATATAGTCGTTTTCTGAG TCTGCAAAACCAAGACAAACGGCGGAGTGAAAACACGAGCAATACTCCTCCAAGGTTTTTCTCAGATCCAAGTAGACAACATGAAAGAGGCTTTTCATCAAATGGAAGTAGCCAACATGCAAGAAGCttttcatcaaatgcaccttcCTTTATTCACAAAGGTGCTGGTGTTGGATGGGGTGGTAGAGGGAGAAAAGTTAATACAGTGGAAAATGAAAGAATTCCTAGTCATGAACAACATAATGATGCAGGCTCTTATCATGTAACAACAGCTACTACTACTGAGAGGCATTTTGGTCGGGGACAAGGTAGGGGTGCATCTAGTAGCAGTTCATTGCGGCCTCAGTGGGGTGGTGCAAAATCTCAGCATGTGAAAGATCATAATCGTTGGTAA
- the LOC114168251 gene encoding 5'-3' exoribonuclease 3-like isoform X2, with amino-acid sequence MGVPSFYRWLTEKYPRVVQDVDHAMQDPNGVKYDNLYLDMNAIIHPCFHPDTDHDNIPFPTTFEDVFRNVFEYIDRLVDTVRPRKLVYMAIDGVAPRAKMNQQRSRRFRASKDKEIHEAEEERLREQFEMEGKQVLPKEESEVADSNIITPGTEFMHELSKALKNYISSRILCNSSWKDVMVILSDANVPGEGEHKIMSYIRKQRTLEEYDPNTCHCLYGLDADLIMLAMATHEPHFSILREDVSVQQQPKVAAKPFKLLHIWLLREYLEFDLKIENPPKTCSIELERIIDDFIFMCFFAGNDFLPHMPSLDIHEGAIDLLMTVYKEEFSNLGGYLVDMSRVGEKNAAFMKLSRVEKFILKVGTYEEKIFKKRSEIRERKLKRLIRDKEDAWREEKNEKCFFNVDDEHTSDCTLLIKKAPDARLSVLVNNVSATDAEIEQNTKDLKDELKRSIRKNSDLLLSEDFQIDKIKLGSPGYKERYYKAKFSVETAADIEGKMKEIVQKYTEGLVWILQYYFSAVASWTWFYPFHYGPFASDLKGMGQVRVKFEKGVPFLPLDQLLSVLPPGSANALPKAYAQLMLDEKSRILDFYPQDFEVDTVGKRFLWQGICKLPWIDDTRLVAETKELKNELSDKDAIRNSPNADNLFVRSSSKLAEKFGSLSLDPNVPCKLDTRISDGIGGSIGLCHEFVKEPCLSVCDNKEDCVLCVYYEVPAGTNHIPRLLSGVSLPEKTISEGDIFETELWHERQYSRFLSLQNQDKRRSENTSNTPPRFFSDPSRQHERGFSSNGSSQHARSFSSNAPSFIHKGAGVGWGGRGRKVNTVENERIPSHEQHNDAGSYHVTTATTTERHFGRGQGRGASSSSSLRPQWGGAKSQHVKDHNRW; translated from the exons ATGGGGGTACCTTCGTTCTATAGATGGTTGACTGAGAAATATCCTAGGGTGGTGCAAGATGTGGACCACGCCATGCAAGACCCAAATGGAGTGAAATATGATAACTTGTATCTTGACATGAATGCCATCATCCACCCATGTTTTCACCCTGATACTGATCATGACAAT ATTCCATTTCCAACAACATTCGAAGATGTTTTCAGAAATGTCTTTGAATACATTGATAGACTAGTTGACACTGTTAGGCCTCGCAAGCTCGTTTACATGGCTATTG ACGGGGTTGCCCCACGTGCCAAAATGAACCAGCAACGTTCAAGACGTTTCCGAGCTTCTAAGGACAAAGAAATTCAT GAAGCTGAGGAAGAGAGGTTGAGGGAACAATTTGAAATGGAAGGGAAACAAGTTCTTCCTAAAGAAGAATCTGAAGTGGCAGATTCCAATATTATAACACCAGGCACTGAGTTCATGCATGAACTCTCAAAGGCACTTAAGAACTATATCTCTTCAAGGATACTTTGCAACTCATCATGGAAGGATGTTATG GTGATTCTCTCCGATGCTAATGTTCCTGGGGAAGGGGAACATAAGATTATGTCATACATACGCAAACAGCGTACTCTGGAGGAGTATGATCCAAATACCTGTCATTGTTTATATGGCTTG GATGCTGATCTTATAATGCTTGCAATGGCTACTCACGAGCcccatttttcaatattaagaGAG GATGTCTCTGTTCAGCAGCAGCCAAAAGTTGCTGCCAAGCCTTTCAAG CTTTTGCACATTTGGTTGTTGAGGGAGTATCTTGAGTTTGACCTGAAGATAGAAAATCCTCCCAAAACTTGTAGCATTGAGCTTGAGCGGATAATTGATGATTTCATCTTCATGTGCTTTTTTGCTGGAAATGATTTTCTGCCCCACATGCCATCTTTGGATATTCATGAG GGGGCTATTGATTTGCTAATGACTgtttacaaggaagaattcagTAATCTTGGAGGATATCTTGTGGACATGAGCAGG GTTGGGGAGAAAAATGCTGCTTTTATGAAGTTATCTAGAGTTGAAAAATTTATACTTAAGGTTGGTACATATGAAGAGAAAATCTTTAAGAAAAGATCTGAAATACGAGAACGTAAATTGAAAAGGCTTATTCGAGATAAGGAGGATGCT TGGAGggaagaaaagaatgaaaaatgtttCTTTAATGTTGACGATGAACATACTTCTGATTGTACTCTTCTGATTAAGAAGGCACCAGATGCAAGGTTGTCTGTTTTGGTGAATAATGTTTCTGCTACAGATGCTGAA ATTGAGCAAAACACAAAGGATTTAAAAGATGAATTGAAGAGAAGTATCAGAAAAAATAGTGACTTACTTTTGAGTGAAGATTTCCAAATTGACAAG ATAAAATTGGGATCACCTGGTTACAAAGAAAGATATTATAAAGCGAAGTTTTCTGTGGAAACTGCTGCTGACATTGAgggaaaaatgaaagaaata GTCCAGAAGTACACTGAAGGATTGGTATGGATTCTTCAATACTATTTTTCAGCAGTTGCTTCTTGGACATG GTTTTATCCGTTCCACTATGGTCCATTTGCTTCAGACTTAAAGGGCATGGGTCAAGTGagagtaaaatttgaaaagggTGTCCCATTCTTACCACTTGATCAACTTTTAAGTGTTCTCCCTCCAGGAAG TGCTAATGCTCTTCCAAAAGCCTATGCACAACTGATGCTAGATGAGAAATCTAGAATCCTTGACTTTTATCCTCAGG aTTTTGAAGTTGACACTGTAGGAAAGCGCTTCCTATGGCAG GGAATTTGCAAACTTCCATGGATAGATGATACCCGGCTTGTGGCTGAAACCAAAGAACTCAAAAATGAATTATCT GACAAGGACGCCATAAGAAATTCACCCAATGCAGATAACTTGTTTGTTAGAAGCTCCAGCAAATTAGCAGAAAAATTTGGCTCTCTATCTCTTGACCCAAATGTGCCTTGCAAGTTAGACACAAGAATAAG TGATGGCATTGGGGGTAGCATAGGTCTTTGCCATGAGTTTGTTAAGGAGCCTTGCTTGTCCGTTTGTGACAACAAAGAAGATTGTGTCTT ATGTGTCTATTACGAGGTTCCTGCTGGTACTAATCATATTCCTCGTTTACTATCGGGTGTGAGCCTTCCAGAGAAG aCAATCTCTGAAGGTGATATTTTTGAAACCGAACTCTGGCATGAACGTCAATATAGTCGTTTTCTGAG TCTGCAAAACCAAGACAAACGGCGGAGTGAAAACACGAGCAATACTCCTCCAAGGTTTTTCTCAGATCCAAGTAGACAACATGAAAGAGGCTTTTCATCAAATGGAAGTAGCCAACATGCAAGAAGCttttcatcaaatgcaccttcCTTTATTCACAAAGGTGCTGGTGTTGGATGGGGTGGTAGAGGGAGAAAAGTTAATACAGTGGAAAATGAAAGAATTCCTAGTCATGAACAACATAATGATGCAGGCTCTTATCATGTAACAACAGCTACTACTACTGAGAGGCATTTTGGTCGGGGACAAGGTAGGGGTGCATCTAGTAGCAGTTCATTGCGGCCTCAGTGGGGTGGTGCAAAATCTCAGCATGTGAAAGATCATAATCGTTGGTAA
- the LOC114168251 gene encoding 5'-3' exoribonuclease 3-like isoform X3, with amino-acid sequence MGVPSFYRWLTEKYPRVVQDVDHAMQDPNGVKYDNLYLDMNAIIHPCFHPDTDHDNIPFPTTFEDVFRNVFEYIDRLVDTVRPRKLVYMAIDGVAPRAKMNQQRSRRFRASKDKEIHEAEEERLREQFEMEGKQVLPKEESEVADSNIITPGTEFMHELSKALKNYISSRILCNSSWKDVMVILSDANVPGEGEHKIMSYIRKQRTLEEYDPNTCHCLYGLDADLIMLAMATHEPHFSILREDVSVQQQPKVAAKPFKLLHIWLLREYLEFDLKIENPPKTCSIELERIIDDFIFMCFFAGNDFLPHMPSLDIHEGAIDLLMTVYKEEFSNLGGYLVDMSRVGEKNAAFMKLSRVEKFILKVGTYEEKIFKKRSEIRERKLKRLIRDKEDAWREEKNEKCFFNVDDEHTSDCTLLIKKAPDARLSVLVNNVSATDAEIEQNTKDLKDELKRSIRKNSDLLLSEDFQIDKIKLGSPGYKERYYKAKFSVETAADIEGKMKEIVQKYTEGLVWILQYYFSAVASWTWFYPFHYGPFASDLKGMGQVRVKFEKGVPFLPLDQLLSVLPPGSANALPKAYAQLMLDEKSRILDFYPQDFEVDTVGKRFLWQGICKLPWIDDTRLVAETKELKNELSDKDAIRNSPNADNLFVRSSSKLAEKFGSLSLDPNVPCKLDTRIRCVYYEVPAGTNHIPRLLSGVSLPEKTISEGDIFETELWHERQYSRFLSLQNQDKRRSENTSNTPPRFFSDPSRQHERGFSSNGSSQHARSFSSNAPSFIHKGAGVGWGGRGRKVNTVENERIPSHEQHNDAGSYHVTTATTTERHFGRGQGRGASSSSSLRPQWGGAKSQHVKDHNRW; translated from the exons ATGGGGGTACCTTCGTTCTATAGATGGTTGACTGAGAAATATCCTAGGGTGGTGCAAGATGTGGACCACGCCATGCAAGACCCAAATGGAGTGAAATATGATAACTTGTATCTTGACATGAATGCCATCATCCACCCATGTTTTCACCCTGATACTGATCATGACAAT ATTCCATTTCCAACAACATTCGAAGATGTTTTCAGAAATGTCTTTGAATACATTGATAGACTAGTTGACACTGTTAGGCCTCGCAAGCTCGTTTACATGGCTATTG ACGGGGTTGCCCCACGTGCCAAAATGAACCAGCAACGTTCAAGACGTTTCCGAGCTTCTAAGGACAAAGAAATTCAT GAAGCTGAGGAAGAGAGGTTGAGGGAACAATTTGAAATGGAAGGGAAACAAGTTCTTCCTAAAGAAGAATCTGAAGTGGCAGATTCCAATATTATAACACCAGGCACTGAGTTCATGCATGAACTCTCAAAGGCACTTAAGAACTATATCTCTTCAAGGATACTTTGCAACTCATCATGGAAGGATGTTATG GTGATTCTCTCCGATGCTAATGTTCCTGGGGAAGGGGAACATAAGATTATGTCATACATACGCAAACAGCGTACTCTGGAGGAGTATGATCCAAATACCTGTCATTGTTTATATGGCTTG GATGCTGATCTTATAATGCTTGCAATGGCTACTCACGAGCcccatttttcaatattaagaGAG GATGTCTCTGTTCAGCAGCAGCCAAAAGTTGCTGCCAAGCCTTTCAAG CTTTTGCACATTTGGTTGTTGAGGGAGTATCTTGAGTTTGACCTGAAGATAGAAAATCCTCCCAAAACTTGTAGCATTGAGCTTGAGCGGATAATTGATGATTTCATCTTCATGTGCTTTTTTGCTGGAAATGATTTTCTGCCCCACATGCCATCTTTGGATATTCATGAG GGGGCTATTGATTTGCTAATGACTgtttacaaggaagaattcagTAATCTTGGAGGATATCTTGTGGACATGAGCAGG GTTGGGGAGAAAAATGCTGCTTTTATGAAGTTATCTAGAGTTGAAAAATTTATACTTAAGGTTGGTACATATGAAGAGAAAATCTTTAAGAAAAGATCTGAAATACGAGAACGTAAATTGAAAAGGCTTATTCGAGATAAGGAGGATGCT TGGAGggaagaaaagaatgaaaaatgtttCTTTAATGTTGACGATGAACATACTTCTGATTGTACTCTTCTGATTAAGAAGGCACCAGATGCAAGGTTGTCTGTTTTGGTGAATAATGTTTCTGCTACAGATGCTGAA ATTGAGCAAAACACAAAGGATTTAAAAGATGAATTGAAGAGAAGTATCAGAAAAAATAGTGACTTACTTTTGAGTGAAGATTTCCAAATTGACAAG ATAAAATTGGGATCACCTGGTTACAAAGAAAGATATTATAAAGCGAAGTTTTCTGTGGAAACTGCTGCTGACATTGAgggaaaaatgaaagaaata GTCCAGAAGTACACTGAAGGATTGGTATGGATTCTTCAATACTATTTTTCAGCAGTTGCTTCTTGGACATG GTTTTATCCGTTCCACTATGGTCCATTTGCTTCAGACTTAAAGGGCATGGGTCAAGTGagagtaaaatttgaaaagggTGTCCCATTCTTACCACTTGATCAACTTTTAAGTGTTCTCCCTCCAGGAAG TGCTAATGCTCTTCCAAAAGCCTATGCACAACTGATGCTAGATGAGAAATCTAGAATCCTTGACTTTTATCCTCAGG aTTTTGAAGTTGACACTGTAGGAAAGCGCTTCCTATGGCAG GGAATTTGCAAACTTCCATGGATAGATGATACCCGGCTTGTGGCTGAAACCAAAGAACTCAAAAATGAATTATCT GACAAGGACGCCATAAGAAATTCACCCAATGCAGATAACTTGTTTGTTAGAAGCTCCAGCAAATTAGCAGAAAAATTTGGCTCTCTATCTCTTGACCCAAATGTGCCTTGCAAGTTAGACACAAGAATAAG ATGTGTCTATTACGAGGTTCCTGCTGGTACTAATCATATTCCTCGTTTACTATCGGGTGTGAGCCTTCCAGAGAAG aCAATCTCTGAAGGTGATATTTTTGAAACCGAACTCTGGCATGAACGTCAATATAGTCGTTTTCTGAG TCTGCAAAACCAAGACAAACGGCGGAGTGAAAACACGAGCAATACTCCTCCAAGGTTTTTCTCAGATCCAAGTAGACAACATGAAAGAGGCTTTTCATCAAATGGAAGTAGCCAACATGCAAGAAGCttttcatcaaatgcaccttcCTTTATTCACAAAGGTGCTGGTGTTGGATGGGGTGGTAGAGGGAGAAAAGTTAATACAGTGGAAAATGAAAGAATTCCTAGTCATGAACAACATAATGATGCAGGCTCTTATCATGTAACAACAGCTACTACTACTGAGAGGCATTTTGGTCGGGGACAAGGTAGGGGTGCATCTAGTAGCAGTTCATTGCGGCCTCAGTGGGGTGGTGCAAAATCTCAGCATGTGAAAGATCATAATCGTTGGTAA
- the LOC114169500 gene encoding transcription factor E2FB-like — protein MSAPRAPSAAATATASSNPPDQIMHSMKRQLPFSSMKPPFAAAGDYHRFAPDHRRLDAEAVVVKTPQLKRKSEAADFEADSGDRMTPGSTEPANSPFRTPVSGKTGKGGKSSRMTKCNRLGTQTPGSNIGSPSGNNLTPAGPCRYDSSLGLLTKKFINLIKQAEDGILDLNKAADTLEVQKRRIYDITNVLEGIGLIEKKLKNRIQWKGLDVSRPGEADDSFASLQAEVENLTMDERRLDEQIREMQERLRELSEDENNERLLFVTEEDIKNLPCFQNETLIAIKAPHGTTLEVPDPDEAVDYPQRRYRIVLRSTMGPIDVYLVSQFEEKFEDINGVDVAPKLPSSPDVNKHQSTVVPEDRGKGIDVQGPDVGPSSEFTTSQDFVSGIMKIVPSDVASEADYWLLSDADVSITDMWRTEPGVEWNELDPLQEDYCMTRENTSTPSHPSNVGEVSSTSKPSGG, from the exons ATGTCGGCACCGCGCGCTCCTTCCGCTGCCGCCACCGCCACTGCCTCCTCCAACCCACCCGATCAGATCATGCACTCCATGAAACGCCAACTCCCCTTCTCTTCCATGAAACCGCCCTTCGCCGCCGCCGGAGACTACCACCGCTTCGCCCCTGACCACCGCCGCCTCGACGCTGAAGCCGTCGTCGTCAAGACTCCT CAATTGAAGCGGAAGAGTGAAGCAGCTGATTTTGAAGCTGATTCTGGTGATAGGATGACTCCTGGATCCACTGAACCAGCTAATAGTCCTTTTCGTACACCTGTATCAGGAAAGACAGGGAAGGGTGGCAAATCCTCTAGGATGACAAAATGCAACAGACTTGGAACTCAAACTCCAGGCTCAAATATTG GTTCTCCTTCTGGCAATAATCTAACTCCTGCTGGTCCATGTCGTTATGACAGCTCTTTAG gTCTGTTGACCAAGAAGTTCATCAATTTGATCAAACAAGCCGAGGATGGTATCCTTGATCTGAATAAAGCTGCAGACACGTTAGAg GTGCAAAAGAGAAGGATATATGATATAACAAACGTTCTTGAAGGGATTGGCCTTATAGAAAAGAAACTGAAGAACCGAATTCAGTGGAA GGGACTGGATGTTTCAAGACCGGGAGAGGCTGATGATAGTTTTGCCAGTTTACAG GCAGAAGTTGAAAATTTAACAATGGACGAGCGCCGGTTAGATGAACAAATAAG GGAGATGCAAGAAAGACTGCGGGAGCTcagtgaagatgaaaacaatgaGAG GTTGCTTTTTGTTACTGAggaagatataaaaaatttgccCTGCTTCCAG AACGAGACCTTGATAGCAATTAAAGCTCCTCATGGCACCACTTTGGAGGTCCCTGATCCTGACGAG GCTGTTGATTATCCGCAGCGGAGATATAGGATAGTCCTCAGAAGCACAATGGGCCCCATAGATGTTTACCTTgttag TCAATTTGAAGAGAAGTTTGAAGATATTAATGGTGTTGATGTTGCACCCAAACTTCCATCCAGTCCAGATGTTAACAAACATCAGTCAACAGTGGTTCCAGAGGATAGAGGGAAAGGCATAGATGTTCAAGGACCAGATGTTGGGCCAAGTTCTGAGTTTACTACCTCACAGGATTTCGTGAGTGGGATCATGAAGATTGTTCCTTCAGATGTTGCT AGTGAAGCTGATTACTGGCTTTTATCAGATGCTGATGTTAGCATAACTGACATGTGGAGAACAGAAC CTGGAGTTGAATGGAATGAATTGGATCCGCTTCAGGAAGATTACTGTATGACTCGCGAGAATACTTCGACCCCCAGTCATCCGTCAAATGTAGGTGAAGTGTCTTCTACATCTAAACCCTCTGGAGGTTGA
- the LOC114169501 gene encoding uncharacterized protein LOC114169501 → MMTTSLLLPSPSCASILSRGTHRISGSASFHRLKYRVKGFRVQALREKTEEIENPSQASSPEEVTKKYGLEAGLWKIFSSKEEGKDNSEEQKSKADQAKELLAKYGGAYLATSITLSLISFALCYALISAGIDVQSLLQKIGISADETGEKVGTFALAYAAHKAASPIRFPPTVALTPIVAGWIGKKVEKDK, encoded by the exons ATGATGACCACATCGCTGCTTCTCCCATCGCCCTCTTGTGCTTCTATACTCAGCAGAGGAACTCACAGAATTTCTGGTTCTGCTTCATTTCACAGACTCAAGTATCGTGTGAAGGGCTTCAGAGTGCAAgctcttagagagaaaacggaGGAAATTGAAAACCCTTCACAGGCATCTTCACCTGAGGAAGTTACAAAGAAGTATGGCCTTGAAGCTGGACTTTGGAAG ATTTTCAGCTCGAAAGAGGAAGGAAAGGATAATTCTGAGGAACAGAAATCAAAGGCTGATCAAGCCAAGGAATTGCTAGCAAAATATGGAGGAGCATACCTGGCTACCTCGATTACACTGTCATTGATCTCTTTCGCACTTTGTTATGCACTAATTAGTGCTGGAATTGATGTCCAATCTTTGTTGCAGAAG ATTGGAATCTCAGCTGATGAGACTGGCGAAAAGGTTGGTACCTTTGCTTTGGCATATGCCGCACATAAAGCTGCATCTCCAATTAGGTTTCCACCCACAGTGGCTCTTACCCCGATTGTGGCTGGTTGGATTGGAAAGAAAGTTGAGAAAGATAAGTAG